The following proteins are co-located in the Polymorphospora rubra genome:
- a CDS encoding DUF6069 family protein translates to MRTLALRGGARVAVVAAEWYDAFGVVTRGRVQLELRDGEPGPVLGRDAGFWLRGTGVRALRNPGRRTATVRIVTPGSGRHLPLDTPPTPITEERRNDMNSMNDTGVAAGPAAGRTSHPRRLRGLAVTGLIATLAAMVATTLAAALAQAVGVDFEVFDSGESIPLSGFAVVTGFFSVVGVVIAVALLRWSTRPARRFVWTAVSLTVVSLVPPFLAGAAPATTAALLGLHLVPAAVVIPALAWSLGSRTD, encoded by the coding sequence GTGCGGACGCTGGCGCTGCGCGGTGGCGCGCGTGTCGCGGTGGTCGCGGCGGAGTGGTACGACGCGTTCGGCGTCGTCACCCGCGGGCGGGTGCAGCTGGAGCTGCGCGACGGCGAGCCCGGGCCGGTCCTCGGACGCGACGCCGGGTTCTGGCTGCGCGGCACCGGCGTCCGCGCCCTGCGCAACCCCGGCCGTCGTACGGCGACGGTGCGCATCGTCACCCCAGGGTCAGGACGTCACCTGCCACTCGACACGCCCCCTACCCCAATTACCGAAGAACGGAGGAACGACATGAACAGCATGAACGACACCGGGGTCGCCGCAGGCCCGGCAGCGGGCCGGACCAGTCACCCCCGCCGACTCCGCGGGCTCGCCGTCACCGGCCTCATCGCCACACTCGCGGCGATGGTGGCCACCACCCTCGCCGCCGCGCTTGCCCAGGCCGTCGGCGTCGACTTCGAGGTCTTCGACAGTGGCGAGTCGATCCCGTTGTCCGGGTTCGCCGTCGTCACCGGCTTCTTCTCGGTCGTGGGCGTCGTCATCGCCGTCGCTCTTCTTCGTTGGAGCACCCGCCCCGCCAGGCGATTCGTGTGGACGGCGGTGTCGCTGACGGTGGTCTCGTTGGTCCCACCCTTCCTCGCCGGGGCAGCCCCCGCCACCACCGCCGCCCTCCTCGGGCTGCACCTCGTCCCCGCGGCGGTGGTGATCCCCGCCCTGGCGTGGAGCCTCGGCTCCCGGACCGATTGA
- a CDS encoding RNA polymerase subunit sigma-70, with protein sequence MMSADTRLEELGVSGLGEVDEPAFSGLAERHRRELHVHCYRMLGSFEDAEDTVQETFLRAWRRRETFAGRSTFRAWLYRIATNACLDFLAKCRPEPATGGEVLWLQPYPDRLLDELPAGDADEPETVAVARETIELAYLVAVQHLAPRPRAVLILRDVLGWPAKDVAELLGDSVNSVNSALQRARAGMREHLPAERQDWTGAEEDAGTRELVRRYTDASVATDIDRLAALVRDDVRCSMPPTPGLYVGRDTVVNYWVESGFEGMKHLRAVPTSVNRQPALGFYHWRKREGAYLPLTIDVLRVTGGAITEIITFHNDQFPRLGLPERLPADGTE encoded by the coding sequence GTGATGAGTGCGGACACGCGGCTGGAGGAACTGGGCGTGAGCGGGCTGGGCGAGGTCGACGAGCCGGCGTTCTCGGGGCTGGCGGAGCGGCACCGGCGGGAGTTGCACGTGCACTGCTACCGGATGCTCGGGTCGTTCGAGGACGCCGAGGACACCGTGCAGGAGACGTTCCTGCGGGCCTGGCGGCGGCGGGAGACCTTCGCGGGGCGGTCGACGTTCCGGGCCTGGTTGTACCGGATCGCCACGAACGCCTGCCTGGACTTCCTCGCCAAGTGCCGCCCGGAGCCCGCGACCGGCGGCGAGGTCCTGTGGCTGCAGCCCTACCCGGACCGGCTGCTCGACGAGCTGCCCGCGGGCGACGCGGACGAGCCGGAGACCGTCGCCGTCGCCCGGGAGACGATCGAGTTGGCGTACCTGGTCGCGGTCCAGCATCTCGCCCCGCGCCCACGGGCCGTGCTGATCCTGCGGGACGTGCTCGGCTGGCCGGCGAAGGACGTCGCGGAGCTCCTCGGGGACTCCGTCAACTCCGTGAACAGCGCACTGCAGCGGGCCCGCGCCGGCATGCGGGAGCACCTGCCCGCCGAGCGGCAGGACTGGACCGGCGCCGAGGAGGACGCCGGTACGCGCGAGCTGGTACGTCGCTACACCGACGCCAGCGTGGCCACGGACATCGACAGGCTCGCCGCACTGGTGCGGGACGACGTCCGCTGCTCGATGCCGCCCACGCCGGGCCTGTACGTCGGCCGCGACACGGTGGTGAACTACTGGGTCGAGAGCGGCTTCGAGGGCATGAAGCACCTGCGCGCCGTCCCCACCTCCGTGAACCGGCAGCCCGCCCTTGGCTTCTACCACTGGCGGAAACGGGAGGGCGCGTACCTGCCGCTGACGATCGACGTGCTGCGCGTCACCGGCGGGGCGATCACCGAGATCATCACGTTCCACAACGACCAGTTTCCGCGGCTCGGGCTGCCGGAGCGCCTGCCGGCGGACGGCACGGAGTAG
- a CDS encoding PPOX class F420-dependent oxidoreductase — MTSNPVVPESHADLLSRPVFAHLATVRPDGSPQSNVMWFVWDGERIRLTHTKNRQKFRNLQREPRVSLSMADPDDPYRFLEVRGTVEKIENDDEQASFYRSLQERYGNVYDITDADVRVIVTIKPTTIIGTTAGRTHRTT, encoded by the coding sequence ATGACCTCGAATCCCGTGGTACCCGAGAGCCACGCCGACCTGCTCAGCCGCCCGGTCTTCGCCCACCTCGCCACGGTGCGCCCGGACGGGTCGCCGCAGAGCAACGTGATGTGGTTTGTCTGGGACGGCGAACGGATCAGGCTGACGCACACGAAGAACCGGCAGAAGTTCCGGAACCTCCAGCGGGAGCCGCGGGTCTCGCTGTCGATGGCCGACCCCGACGACCCGTACCGGTTCCTCGAGGTACGTGGCACCGTCGAGAAGATCGAGAACGACGACGAGCAGGCGTCGTTCTACCGCTCGCTGCAGGAGCGCTACGGCAACGTCTACGACATCACCGACGCCGACGTACGCGTCATCGTCACCATCAAGCCGACGACGATCATCGGGACCACTGCCGGCCGTACCCACCGGACGACCTGA
- a CDS encoding IS256 family transposase produces the protein MTALESVNPADLLRQQLAEGGPDVLAAMVTAFANALMSADADAVCGADYGQRSPERTNSRNGYRARQWDTRAGTVELAVPKLRHGSYFPDWLLEHRRRAEQALVTVVATSYLLGVSTRRVEKLAEQLGVTRLSKSQVSQMAQHLDAQVEAFRSRPLDSAHYTFVALDALTMKVREDGRTVNVACLVAVGVNADGHREVLGLDVCASEDGAGWIAFLRGLTARGLKGVRLVISDAHRGLVDAIGSALPGASWQRCRTHYLRNLLTKVPKSAQPWVATMVRTIFDQPDPGEVRAQYARVVDTINAKYPTAAEHLDQAREDLLAFTNFPHEIWRQIWSNNPQERLNKEIRRRTDVVGIFPNRAAVIRLVGAVLAEQTDEWTEQRRYIGPELLTKARQETPEDQQPDAVPQPKPALTTA, from the coding sequence ATGACCGCATTAGAGAGTGTGAACCCTGCCGACCTGCTACGCCAGCAACTGGCCGAGGGTGGCCCGGACGTGTTGGCGGCGATGGTGACCGCGTTCGCGAACGCGTTGATGTCCGCCGACGCCGACGCGGTCTGCGGGGCCGACTACGGCCAGCGCAGCCCGGAGCGGACGAACTCGCGTAACGGCTACCGGGCCCGACAGTGGGACACCCGGGCCGGAACGGTCGAGCTGGCGGTGCCGAAACTGCGTCACGGCTCGTACTTCCCGGACTGGCTGCTGGAACACCGACGCCGCGCCGAGCAGGCCCTGGTGACGGTCGTGGCCACCTCGTACCTGCTCGGGGTGTCGACCCGCAGGGTCGAGAAACTCGCCGAGCAGCTCGGCGTCACCAGGTTGTCGAAGTCGCAGGTGTCACAGATGGCGCAGCACCTCGACGCCCAGGTCGAGGCGTTCCGAAGCCGGCCCCTGGACTCCGCCCACTACACGTTCGTGGCGTTGGACGCGCTGACGATGAAGGTCCGCGAGGACGGCCGCACGGTCAACGTCGCCTGCCTGGTAGCGGTCGGCGTCAACGCCGACGGCCACCGCGAGGTCCTCGGCCTCGACGTGTGCGCCAGCGAGGACGGCGCCGGCTGGATCGCGTTCCTCCGCGGCCTGACCGCCCGCGGCCTCAAAGGCGTCCGCCTGGTCATCTCCGACGCCCACCGCGGCCTCGTCGACGCGATCGGCTCCGCCCTACCCGGCGCGTCCTGGCAACGCTGCCGCACCCACTACCTACGCAACCTGCTCACCAAGGTCCCCAAAAGCGCCCAACCATGGGTGGCGACCATGGTCCGCACCATCTTCGACCAGCCCGACCCTGGCGAGGTCCGCGCCCAGTACGCCCGCGTCGTCGACACCATCAACGCCAAGTACCCCACCGCCGCCGAACACCTCGACCAGGCCCGCGAGGACCTACTCGCCTTCACCAACTTCCCACACGAGATCTGGCGCCAGATCTGGTCCAACAACCCACAGGAACGGCTGAACAAGGAAATCCGACGCCGCACCGACGTCGTCGGGATCTTCCCCAACAGAGCCGCCGTCATCCGCCTCGTCGGAGCCGTCCTGGCCGAACAGACCGACGAATGGACCGAACAACGCCGCTACATCGGGCCCGAACTCCTCACCAAAGCCCGCCAGGAAACCCCCGAAGACCAACAACCCGACGCCGTGCCGCAACCCAAACCCGCACTGACCACCGCATAA
- a CDS encoding NAD-dependent epimerase/dehydratase family protein, whose product MNGLRIAVTGASGFCGAAVARAAAEAGATVVCLGRRPGPVGRHVHWDAARDHPDLTGTDAVVHLAAAVGDTGGGPAVEAAYRAVNVDGTARLLAAAGDRPVVWVSSASVYDPRVRVDAITEDHPVAGQRTPYGRTKAEGERLALDAGAVVLRPRAVYGPGDPHLLPRLVRAVRRGRVMLPGPDVALSLTAVENLADACLAALSWPNGAYNIADATPYPRDAVVRDGLAALGHPVRIAHLPVPLTIAAATVVETLARLPGTGQATLTRYAVEQLAHGVVLDTARARAQGWTPRRSFSDFVGITG is encoded by the coding sequence GTGAACGGGCTGCGGATCGCGGTCACCGGCGCCAGCGGGTTCTGCGGTGCGGCGGTCGCCCGGGCGGCCGCCGAGGCCGGCGCGACCGTGGTCTGCCTCGGCCGCCGTCCCGGCCCGGTCGGCCGGCACGTCCACTGGGACGCCGCCCGGGACCACCCCGACCTGACCGGCACCGATGCCGTCGTCCACCTGGCCGCGGCCGTCGGCGACACCGGCGGCGGACCGGCTGTCGAGGCCGCGTACCGGGCGGTGAACGTCGACGGCACCGCCCGGCTGCTGGCCGCGGCCGGCGACCGGCCGGTGGTGTGGGTGAGCAGCGCCAGCGTCTACGACCCCCGGGTACGCGTCGACGCGATCACCGAGGACCATCCGGTCGCCGGCCAGCGCACCCCGTACGGCCGCACCAAAGCCGAGGGGGAACGGTTGGCGCTCGACGCGGGCGCCGTCGTGCTCCGCCCCCGGGCGGTGTACGGCCCCGGCGACCCGCACCTGCTCCCCCGACTCGTCCGGGCGGTCCGTCGGGGCCGGGTCATGCTGCCCGGCCCCGACGTCGCGTTGAGCCTGACCGCCGTGGAGAACCTCGCCGACGCCTGCCTGGCCGCGCTGTCCTGGCCCAACGGGGCGTACAACATCGCCGACGCGACGCCGTACCCACGGGACGCGGTCGTCCGCGACGGCCTGGCCGCGCTCGGCCACCCGGTGCGGATCGCGCACCTGCCGGTGCCGCTGACGATCGCGGCGGCCACCGTCGTGGAGACGCTCGCCCGGCTGCCCGGGACCGGGCAGGCGACCCTGACCAGGTACGCCGTCGAGCAGCTCGCCCACGGCGTCGTACTCGACACGGCCCGGGCCCGGGCACAGGGCTGGACACCCCGCCGGTCGTTCAGCGACTTCGTCGGGATAACGGGCTGA
- a CDS encoding cytochrome P450, producing MSADQAVAAPPGAGSARRAGRARRRDRLVYLRSHPILFTLLAATRRAPVRRIGRTVLVHGTRAYLDALTRVPLDRTAEGTTGGTARRLAEGGLLFDQEGTVHKGARRGLADDLGSAGVVRLRPVWTAVLDRRLALLATGGTVDLVDITAELAGATTAALLDLDTDPLVLADAARHAAATGAGQHMPGPRRPGTARAARLAADALTDLVRGDPSGAGRAAMLAVAAINTTVAAIPRAAAWCADDDLWHWAADEATRPTLVAELLRVTAPTPLLPRVAAAPGTVDGCPVRAGDRLALIARHATDAHRTDPSRESPAPPQVAQLVFGAGPHACPGAALARAQLADTLAALAPYRPEVVRARVDRRAALPGWAVLTVRATR from the coding sequence ATGTCCGCTGACCAGGCCGTCGCCGCCCCGCCCGGAGCCGGGTCCGCCCGGCGGGCCGGGCGGGCGCGGCGCCGGGACCGGCTCGTCTACCTGCGCAGCCATCCGATCCTGTTCACGCTGCTCGCGGCGACCAGACGCGCCCCGGTCCGGCGGATCGGCCGGACCGTGCTGGTGCACGGAACCAGGGCCTACCTGGACGCGCTGACCCGGGTCCCGCTGGACCGGACCGCCGAGGGCACCACCGGCGGCACCGCCCGCCGGCTCGCCGAGGGCGGGCTCCTCTTCGACCAGGAGGGAACCGTCCACAAGGGAGCTAGGCGGGGTCTCGCCGACGACCTCGGCAGCGCCGGCGTCGTCCGGCTCCGCCCGGTCTGGACGGCGGTGCTGGACCGCCGGCTCGCCCTGCTGGCCACCGGCGGCACCGTCGACCTGGTCGACATCACCGCCGAACTGGCCGGGGCGACCACCGCCGCCCTGCTCGACCTGGACACCGACCCCCTGGTGCTGGCCGACGCCGCCCGGCACGCCGCCGCCACCGGCGCCGGCCAGCACATGCCCGGGCCGCGCCGGCCGGGCACCGCCCGCGCCGCCCGGCTAGCCGCCGACGCCCTCACCGACCTGGTACGCGGCGACCCGTCCGGCGCCGGTCGGGCCGCGATGCTGGCCGTCGCCGCGATCAACACCACCGTCGCGGCGATCCCGCGCGCCGCCGCCTGGTGCGCCGACGACGACCTGTGGCACTGGGCCGCCGACGAGGCGACCCGCCCGACGCTGGTCGCCGAACTGCTGCGGGTCACCGCGCCGACCCCGCTGCTCCCCCGGGTCGCCGCCGCTCCCGGCACCGTCGACGGCTGCCCGGTACGCGCCGGCGACCGCCTCGCCCTGATCGCCCGGCACGCCACCGACGCCCACCGCACCGACCCGTCGCGCGAGAGCCCCGCCCCGCCGCAGGTGGCCCAGCTCGTCTTCGGCGCCGGCCCGCATGCCTGCCCCGGCGCCGCCCTCGCCCGCGCCCAGCTCGCGGACACCCTCGCCGCCCTGGCCCCGTACCGGCCGGAGGTCGTCCGGGCCCGCGTCGACCGCCGGGCGGCGCTGCCCGGCTGGGCGGTGCTGACCGTACGGGCGACCCGGTGA
- a CDS encoding glycosyltransferase family 2 protein — MSRRLWVVVPAYDEAGTIGTTLTALAAQTDPDFALVVVDNNSTDGTGDVVRRFASGAPFPVDVVTEPRPGAGTAADTGCRHAIAAGATLLARTDADCRPAPDWVATAKALLDSGAEMVCGRSVPRRDERPNFAERRLFPAAVRAAGVYGRFRRSHRATGFRTPYVLCHGHNLALTADLYVRCGGIPRIALRDGADDLDLLNRARRHTDRIVRAEHLVVENSLRRLRAWGPRRTLLWYWDRRWQPTEPEGDHVR; from the coding sequence GTGAGCCGGCGGCTGTGGGTGGTGGTGCCGGCGTACGACGAGGCCGGCACCATCGGCACCACGCTGACCGCGCTCGCCGCGCAGACCGACCCCGACTTCGCGCTCGTCGTCGTCGACAACAACTCCACCGACGGCACCGGTGACGTGGTACGCCGGTTCGCGTCCGGCGCCCCGTTCCCGGTCGACGTGGTGACCGAACCCCGGCCCGGCGCCGGCACCGCCGCCGACACCGGATGCCGGCACGCCATCGCGGCCGGGGCGACGCTGCTGGCGCGTACCGACGCCGACTGCCGGCCGGCCCCGGACTGGGTCGCGACCGCGAAGGCGCTGCTCGACTCCGGGGCCGAGATGGTCTGCGGGCGCAGCGTGCCGCGCCGCGACGAGCGCCCGAACTTCGCCGAGCGGCGGCTCTTCCCGGCCGCCGTACGCGCCGCCGGCGTCTACGGAAGGTTCCGACGCTCGCACCGGGCGACCGGCTTCCGGACGCCGTACGTGCTCTGCCACGGGCACAACCTGGCGCTGACCGCGGACCTGTACGTGCGCTGCGGCGGCATCCCCCGGATCGCGCTGCGGGACGGTGCCGACGACCTGGACCTGCTCAACCGGGCCCGCCGGCACACCGACCGGATCGTGCGGGCCGAGCACCTGGTGGTGGAGAACAGCCTGCGCCGGCTGCGGGCGTGGGGTCCCCGGCGCACCCTGCTCTGGTACTGGGACCGCCGGTGGCAGCCGACCGAACCGGAGGGTGACCATGTCCGCTGA
- a CDS encoding class I adenylate-forming enzyme family protein: MLHELAAALRRHPDRPAVLAARRSGTTRVRATRGDLTGLADRYAAALHHRGLAEGDTLGVAVRPGPRALSVMLAAFRLGLRVAVLDPSAGADVLTARLRLAAPALVVADAAAQAVAGWARPLARRAQLDLPRLDSIAPVVTVGRRLPFSAPALGGRNGPTPDRSGSDGDAVIIFTSGTTSAPRAVVHTRASLAAGMRQVVDLVRPRADEPVLGGMFFVLVPSLASGAPVALPARSPKVLARQIAEVKPQASYLTPPQLRALLAQAPRLSGRFYSGSAPVSAALLDRVKRAGASEAWGVYALTELFPAAAVEQTEKAAFTGDGDLVGAPLPGVRTRVDDGGQLLLSGPGQADRYLGAQPHEWVATGDVGRVEDGAGDAGGPAGAGGRIVLAGRCKDMILRAAENIYPGLYEPALHVPGVNLAVLVGVPAGDGDERLVAVVEPEPGTDPGKLRRALAPVLDGMGAARPDRLVFAAVPTAGRSRKPDRTAASALAADRLATGPERR, translated from the coding sequence ATGCTCCACGAACTCGCCGCCGCGCTGCGCCGGCACCCGGACCGGCCGGCGGTCCTGGCCGCCCGCCGGTCCGGCACCACCCGGGTACGCGCCACCCGGGGCGACCTGACCGGGCTGGCCGACCGGTACGCCGCCGCCCTGCACCACCGTGGGCTCGCCGAGGGCGACACGCTCGGGGTGGCGGTCCGCCCCGGTCCCCGCGCCCTGTCGGTGATGCTGGCCGCGTTCCGGCTCGGGCTGCGGGTCGCCGTACTCGACCCGTCGGCCGGCGCCGACGTGCTCACCGCCCGGCTCAGGCTGGCCGCCCCGGCGCTGGTGGTCGCCGACGCGGCCGCGCAGGCGGTCGCCGGCTGGGCCCGGCCGCTGGCCCGCCGCGCCCAGCTCGACCTGCCCCGACTCGACTCGATCGCCCCCGTGGTGACGGTCGGGCGGCGGCTGCCGTTCTCGGCCCCGGCGCTCGGCGGGCGGAACGGCCCGACACCGGACCGGTCCGGCTCGGACGGCGACGCCGTCATCATCTTCACGTCGGGGACGACCAGCGCACCCCGGGCGGTGGTGCACACCCGGGCCAGCCTCGCCGCCGGCATGCGCCAGGTCGTCGACCTGGTCCGGCCGCGTGCCGACGAACCCGTACTCGGCGGCATGTTCTTCGTCCTGGTGCCGTCGCTGGCCAGCGGCGCACCGGTCGCCCTGCCGGCCCGCTCGCCGAAGGTGCTGGCCCGGCAGATCGCCGAGGTGAAGCCGCAGGCCAGCTATCTCACCCCGCCGCAACTGCGGGCACTGCTCGCGCAGGCGCCCCGGCTGTCCGGGCGGTTCTACTCCGGGTCGGCGCCGGTCAGCGCCGCCCTGCTCGACCGGGTGAAACGGGCCGGGGCGAGCGAGGCGTGGGGCGTGTACGCCCTCACCGAACTCTTCCCGGCCGCCGCCGTCGAGCAGACCGAGAAGGCGGCGTTCACCGGCGACGGCGACCTGGTCGGCGCCCCGCTGCCGGGGGTGCGCACCCGGGTCGACGACGGTGGGCAGTTGCTGCTGTCCGGGCCGGGGCAGGCCGACCGCTATCTCGGCGCGCAGCCGCACGAATGGGTGGCGACCGGCGACGTGGGCCGGGTCGAGGACGGCGCTGGCGACGCAGGCGGTCCCGCCGGGGCCGGCGGCCGGATCGTGCTCGCCGGGCGGTGCAAGGACATGATCCTGCGGGCCGCCGAGAACATCTACCCCGGCCTGTACGAGCCGGCGCTGCACGTGCCCGGCGTGAACCTGGCCGTCCTGGTCGGCGTACCGGCCGGGGACGGCGACGAGCGGTTGGTGGCCGTTGTCGAACCCGAACCCGGCACCGACCCCGGCAAGCTGCGGCGGGCGCTCGCCCCGGTGCTGGACGGGATGGGTGCCGCCCGGCCGGACCGGCTGGTGTTCGCGGCCGTACCGACCGCCGGCCGGTCCCGCAAACCCGACCGGACCGCCGCCTCCGCGCTGGCCGCCGACCGCCTCGCCACCGGTCCGGAGCGGCGGTGA
- a CDS encoding glycosyltransferase family 2 protein: protein MTERSEGTGRVSPKSGGAERSEATPLWVVVPAYNEQARIGGTLDALAAQTDLDFTLLVVDNGSTDGTADVVHRFAATAPVPVLLIREPDKGVGCAVDTGFRHAITHGALLLARTDADCLPAPGWVAAARAALSAGAGMVCGRISARRDEHGPLGRAGFRAVVAIAAAFGRLRPAHREAGYLAPYRMHAGNNMAITAALYLACGGMPRRPSPTDRTFLNRVRRTTPAIARSRTMVVANSTRRLRAYGLRRSARWYLDRGSGDLTPDPR, encoded by the coding sequence GTGACCGAGCGCAGCGAGGGAACCGGCAGGGTCAGCCCAAAAAGCGGTGGCGCCGAGCGGAGCGAGGCGACGCCGCTGTGGGTGGTGGTGCCGGCGTACAACGAGCAGGCCCGGATCGGCGGCACCCTCGACGCGCTGGCCGCCCAGACCGACCTCGACTTCACGCTGCTCGTCGTCGACAACGGCTCCACCGACGGCACCGCCGACGTCGTGCACCGGTTCGCGGCGACCGCGCCGGTGCCCGTACTGCTGATCCGGGAGCCGGACAAGGGCGTCGGCTGCGCGGTCGACACCGGCTTCCGGCACGCGATCACACACGGTGCGCTGCTGCTGGCGCGTACCGACGCCGACTGCCTGCCGGCCCCCGGCTGGGTGGCCGCCGCCCGGGCCGCGCTCTCCGCCGGCGCCGGCATGGTCTGCGGCCGGATCAGCGCCCGCCGCGACGAGCACGGGCCGCTCGGCCGGGCCGGGTTCCGCGCCGTCGTCGCGATCGCGGCGGCGTTCGGCCGGCTGCGGCCGGCCCACCGCGAGGCCGGCTACCTGGCGCCCTACCGAATGCACGCCGGCAACAACATGGCGATCACCGCCGCCCTCTACCTGGCCTGCGGCGGCATGCCCCGCCGCCCGTCGCCGACCGACCGCACGTTCCTCAACCGGGTACGCCGCACCACGCCCGCGATCGCCCGCAGCCGCACGATGGTGGTGGCGAACTCGACCCGCCGACTGCGGGCGTACGGCCTGCGCCGCTCCGCCCGGTGGTATCTCGACCGGGGCAGCGGCGACCTGACCCCGGATCCGCGCTGA
- a CDS encoding 3-oxoacyl-ACP synthase III family protein, giving the protein MIDRTPLHRHAQSRVGITAVGASLPERVLATTDLEEQIATASGFALPSRIFTTMTGIEHRRIAAADEYASTLAVRAGRQALAAAELDPADIDLLIFASATRDVVEPATAHIVQAELGSRAHAVDLTNACNSFVNGIDAARAFVLAGRATRALVVTGETPTRSMRWQLADLAQARTAFAGFTFGDAGAAVVVEPVAAGGILDVDTETYSEHWTVGGIDGGGSRFPRGDEHTYFRGDGHALRGVFEKIGTAILDRVRHRTGLDWADYAKVLVHQVTGPYLDRFVEVTGVPKEKLEVTVTELGNMASATLGVQLARVDPHLRPGDRVLFIGLGGGVSVMTMVWEKS; this is encoded by the coding sequence ATGATCGATCGCACCCCGCTCCACCGCCACGCGCAGTCGCGGGTCGGCATCACCGCGGTCGGCGCCAGCCTCCCCGAACGGGTGCTCGCCACCACCGACCTCGAAGAGCAGATCGCCACGGCCAGCGGATTCGCGCTGCCCAGCCGGATCTTCACCACGATGACCGGGATCGAGCACCGCCGGATCGCCGCCGCCGACGAGTACGCCTCCACGCTGGCCGTACGTGCCGGCCGCCAGGCACTCGCCGCCGCCGAACTGGACCCCGCCGACATCGATCTGCTGATCTTCGCGTCGGCGACCCGGGACGTCGTCGAGCCGGCGACCGCCCACATCGTGCAGGCCGAACTCGGCAGCCGGGCGCACGCCGTCGACCTCACCAACGCCTGCAACAGCTTCGTCAACGGTATCGACGCCGCCCGCGCCTTCGTCCTCGCCGGCCGGGCCACCCGCGCGCTGGTCGTCACCGGCGAGACCCCGACCCGGTCGATGCGCTGGCAGCTCGCCGACCTGGCCCAGGCCCGCACCGCGTTCGCCGGCTTCACGTTCGGCGACGCCGGGGCGGCCGTCGTCGTCGAACCGGTGGCGGCCGGCGGCATCCTCGACGTCGACACCGAGACGTACTCGGAGCACTGGACGGTCGGCGGGATCGACGGCGGCGGCTCCCGGTTCCCGCGCGGCGACGAGCACACCTACTTCCGCGGCGACGGCCACGCCCTGCGCGGCGTCTTCGAGAAGATCGGTACGGCGATCCTGGACCGGGTCCGGCACCGGACCGGGCTGGACTGGGCCGACTACGCGAAGGTTCTGGTCCACCAGGTGACCGGCCCCTACCTGGACCGGTTCGTCGAGGTGACCGGGGTGCCGAAGGAAAAGCTCGAGGTCACCGTCACCGAACTGGGCAACATGGCCAGCGCCACGCTGGGCGTGCAGCTGGCCCGGGTCGACCCGCACCTGCGCCCCGGCGACCGGGTGCTGTTCATCGGCCTCGGCGGCGGCGTCAGCGTGATGACGATGGTCTGGGAAAAATCGTGA